TGATTTGTTGCACCATGGTCACATCAATCTCTTAAAGAGAGCAAAAGAGCTTGGTGATTACCTTATTGTAGGTGTAACAACTGAAAACTACGACAGAGGCAGAGGGAAACTAAATGTGAGTAAAAGTACTTTAGAACGAATTGAGGATGTGCGCAATACCGGGTTGGCAGATGAAATTATTATTGAGGAATATGAAGGTCAGAAGATTGATGATATTCAGAAATATGGGGTAGATATATTTGCTATTGGTTCTGACTGGAAAGGTAAGTTCGACTATCTTAATGAGTTTTGCGAGGTTGTCTATCTTGAACGTACTAAAGGTGTTTCCAGTACGATGTTAAGAGGTGAAACACAAAAGATCATAAGTATTGGTGTAATTGGTAGCGGAAGAATTGCAAACAGGTTTATTCCTGAGTCAAAGTATGTCAGTGGAATTAATGTGAATGGAAATTATAACCCTAATATCAATTCTGCTAAAGCATTTGCTGAGAATCACGAGATAAGCTTCTATACTGATGATTTAAATGAATTTTATTCAAAAGTGGATGCGGTTTATATTGCATCACCTCATCCTACACATGCTGACTATATCAGAAAGTCTTTAATGAATGGTAAGCATGTTTTATGTGAAAAGCCTCTTGTTCTTAAGGAAGATGAAGCAAAAGAGCTCTATAGCTTAGCGGAAGAAAAAAATCTGATATTGATGGAAGCAATTAAAACTGCTTATGCTCCGGCGTTTCACAAACTTATTTCTTATGTAAAAAGTGGTGCAATTGGAACAGTCAGGGATATTGAGGCTTCTTTTACAAAATTAATGACTGGTAATTTTAGAGAACTTTCTGCTGAACAAGCAGGAGGAAGCATGACAGAGCTATCATCATATCCTTTACTACCAATTATTAAACTATTCGGAACATCGTACAGGGATATCACATTCTACTCAGTATTCGAGAATAATATTGATGTATTTACTCGTGCAATAATTCAATTTGACAATGCCGTAGCGTCTCTTAAGGTTGGATTGGGTGTAAAAACTGAAGGTGAGCTAATAATCTCCGGTACTAAAGGTTATGCATATGTGCCTGCACCATGGTGGAAGACTGAGTTCTTTGAACTTAGGTATGAAGATCTGAATAAAAATCGTAAATATTTTGCGAAGTTCGAAGATGATGGTTTACGTTACGAAATAAGTGAATTCGTTTCACTTATTAATAACCCACAAAGTAATTACTTAAAATTAAATAGCGAAGAGTCAATTGCAATTGTAGGAATAATCCAGAAATTCAGGGAGGGACATAACATTATTAAGCTGTAATTTTAATGGTCGGCAAGTTAATAACATTATTATTAAAGATTTTTACTCTCCCATTCTGGTATATACAGAAACTATTCCCTCGGAATAAACATATCTGGTTATTTGGAGCCGGTTCGGGATTACTATACTTTGATAACTCAAAATGGTTGTATGAATATGTTCTAAGGAATGAGAAACAGATAAATGCTATTTGGATAACCAGAAATAAGGAGATATACAACAAGCTCTCTAAAGAAAATAAACCGGTTCTGATGGTAAACTCGCTGAAAGGAATAATTACTTCTTTAAGAGCTGGTGTTGTTTTCATAAACAATACACCCAAGGATGTGAATGCGAGAGCAATAAATGGATCTTTGCAAATTTGGCTTTGGCATGGTTTGATGATGAAGCAAATAGGTCATGATGCCCGGTTATTTTCAAAACAGATAAATGGATTTAAAGAAAATATTTTTCAGTTCTTTCAAAAACTGATCTTTCCAGAATTTACATACAATCCTGATTATATAATAAATACTTCTGAATTCTTTACACCATATTTTAGTTCTGCATTTAATCTGACAAATGATCGAATATTAATTACCGGTTATCCCAGAAATGATGGTTTATTTGTAAAAGATAAAGAGATTCTGATAGAAGAGTTAAATGAGAAATATAATAACCCAACTAAAATATTGTATCTACCAACATGGAGGGATGCATTTACTAATAAGGGGAAATCATTTAACCCTTTTGACTCATATGGTTTTGACTCGAAAACTCTATCGGAAATACTGAACACAAGTAATTCAGTCTTTCTGAATAAGGGACACAATTTTGAAGTGAAACAATCGAGTGCAGATCAGGTCACTGAACGTTTTATAAACTTATCTAATCAGGATTTCACAGATTTATACAGGCTTTTAAAAGATATTGATATACTTATTACTGATTACTCGAGTGTCTATTTTGATTTTATTTTAACGGGAAAACCTGTTATCTTAGCTCCATTTGATATTGAGAGTTATTCAAGAGAATCTCGTCCTTTATATTACGATTACTATAAAGAAATTGAAGGGATAAAAGCTAATGACTGGAATGAGTTATTCGAGATAATAATAGAAAAAACTTATTATAGTATCTCAAATAAGTCAATTCAGAGATTTCATTGTTATATTGACGATCATAGCTCCGAAAGAGTATCAGAAGCCACCAAACAGTTACTAAAAAGAATATGACTGAAATAAATAAAGATGAATTAAAGAGAATTCAAATAGGTATACTTGATAAAGTAACTACTTTCTGCGAGGAGAATAATATAAGATATTCATTATATGGAGGTACACTTTTAGGCGCAATAAGACATAAGGGTTATATACCTTGGGATGATGACATTGATATTTCAATGCCCAGACCTGATTACGAAAGATTTCTAAAAACTTTTCATGAAACTGAAAACTCATATTTGAAAATACATGATTTGCGGTTAAACAAAAAATATCCGTATCCGTTTATTAAAGTTTCAGATGAAAGAACTTTATTTATTGAAAACTACAATAATAATTATGAAATAGGCGTAAACATTGATATTTTTCCGATTGATGGTCTGCCATCATCTTGTAAAAAATCAGTCAGAATTTTTAATAAGAGTAATTTTTATCGAAATTTATTAGAATTAAAAAGAATAATAATTATAAAAGAAAGAGCCATTCATAAAAATGTTTTTATAATTTTGGCCAGGATTTTATTACTGTTAGTTCCTATAAGATACTTACTTAATAAAATAATACGACTTGCAACTAAAAATGATTACGAAGAGTCTGATTATATCGGAAATATAGTTTGGGGCTATGCCAGTAAAGAGAGGTGCAGTAAGAGTGTTTACAATGATTATATTACTAAAGATTTTGAAGGGAGAAAGTATAAGATAATGGCTGGTTATGAAGAATATTTGACAAATGTATTTGGTGATTATATGCAACTGCCCCCAAAAGAACAACAAGAGCCCCATCATAGTTTCAATGCTTATTTAATAAGCAATTGAAAAGAAATAGCTAATTAAATATATGAGAAAAATTCAAATGTTATTATTTATATTAACTTTAATTTCACTTAGCTCATGCTTTGTTGACATCCCAAATGTAAGACCGGATGGACCAGTTACAATTGTCTACGGAAAAGTCATTAACAACGAAACTAAGGCTCCTGTCAGCAATGCTGTAATCAGTGATGGGTTTTCGACTACTCTAACAAACAGTCAGGGTAATTACCGATTTGAAACAGCTCCGGGTGCAACGCATGTTTTCATATCTGTTCCTGAAGAATTTGAGATACCAATGAAAAACGGAATACCTCAGATATTCAATCAAATTGACTTAGAGAAAGATTCAGTTCAGATTAATTTTAATTTAAAGCCTCTGATAAATGGTGCCGAGGAGGAATTTACATTAATTGCAATTGGAGATCCTCAGGTACAAAATGCAAATCATTTGAGAAGATTAAATAATGAAACTATTCCTGATATTATCAGCACTGTAGAAGAGTATGATAATGTTTATGGTCTGACATTGGGTGATCTTGCATTTGACAGTCTTAATTTATTCAGCGAAGTAAAACAATCATTTATTTCAACTAATATCCCTGTTTTTCATACTATAGGCAATCACGATTTTTCTGCTGTAAAATATGATCCTGCGGAAGGGTCAAAAGAGTTTGTATCTCATTTTGGTCCACTGGATTTTTCATTTAATCGTGGTAACGTTCATATTGTAGTGATGAATAATGTATTTAATTATGGGGTAACTACTAATAACTGGGGGTTTTCTGAAGAGCAGATAGATTGGTTAAA
This portion of the Lascolabacillus massiliensis genome encodes:
- a CDS encoding Gfo/Idh/MocA family oxidoreductase translates to MKKIITYGTFDLLHHGHINLLKRAKELGDYLIVGVTTENYDRGRGKLNVSKSTLERIEDVRNTGLADEIIIEEYEGQKIDDIQKYGVDIFAIGSDWKGKFDYLNEFCEVVYLERTKGVSSTMLRGETQKIISIGVIGSGRIANRFIPESKYVSGINVNGNYNPNINSAKAFAENHEISFYTDDLNEFYSKVDAVYIASPHPTHADYIRKSLMNGKHVLCEKPLVLKEDEAKELYSLAEEKNLILMEAIKTAYAPAFHKLISYVKSGAIGTVRDIEASFTKLMTGNFRELSAEQAGGSMTELSSYPLLPIIKLFGTSYRDITFYSVFENNIDVFTRAIIQFDNAVASLKVGLGVKTEGELIISGTKGYAYVPAPWWKTEFFELRYEDLNKNRKYFAKFEDDGLRYEISEFVSLINNPQSNYLKLNSEESIAIVGIIQKFREGHNIIKL
- a CDS encoding CDP-glycerol glycerophosphotransferase family protein → MVGKLITLLLKIFTLPFWYIQKLFPRNKHIWLFGAGSGLLYFDNSKWLYEYVLRNEKQINAIWITRNKEIYNKLSKENKPVLMVNSLKGIITSLRAGVVFINNTPKDVNARAINGSLQIWLWHGLMMKQIGHDARLFSKQINGFKENIFQFFQKLIFPEFTYNPDYIINTSEFFTPYFSSAFNLTNDRILITGYPRNDGLFVKDKEILIEELNEKYNNPTKILYLPTWRDAFTNKGKSFNPFDSYGFDSKTLSEILNTSNSVFLNKGHNFEVKQSSADQVTERFINLSNQDFTDLYRLLKDIDILITDYSSVYFDFILTGKPVILAPFDIESYSRESRPLYYDYYKEIEGIKANDWNELFEIIIEKTYYSISNKSIQRFHCYIDDHSSERVSEATKQLLKRI
- a CDS encoding LicD family protein, whose protein sequence is MTEINKDELKRIQIGILDKVTTFCEENNIRYSLYGGTLLGAIRHKGYIPWDDDIDISMPRPDYERFLKTFHETENSYLKIHDLRLNKKYPYPFIKVSDERTLFIENYNNNYEIGVNIDIFPIDGLPSSCKKSVRIFNKSNFYRNLLELKRIIIIKERAIHKNVFIILARILLLLVPIRYLLNKIIRLATKNDYEESDYIGNIVWGYASKERCSKSVYNDYITKDFEGRKYKIMAGYEEYLTNVFGDYMQLPPKEQQEPHHSFNAYLISN
- a CDS encoding calcineurin-like phosphoesterase C-terminal domain-containing protein, producing MRKIQMLLFILTLISLSSCFVDIPNVRPDGPVTIVYGKVINNETKAPVSNAVISDGFSTTLTNSQGNYRFETAPGATHVFISVPEEFEIPMKNGIPQIFNQIDLEKDSVQINFNLKPLINGAEEEFTLIAIGDPQVQNANHLRRLNNETIPDIISTVEEYDNVYGLTLGDLAFDSLNLFSEVKQSFISTNIPVFHTIGNHDFSAVKYDPAEGSKEFVSHFGPLDFSFNRGNVHIVVMNNVFNYGVTTNNWGFSEEQIDWLKSDLKHVPKNKMLIVSVHIPVLNSTTMERKSQFLEAISGYSEVHIMSGHWHANRNIINSELNIYEHITGAASGMWWSSTVNKCGAPNGYAVYEISGNKMKNWYYKSVRRDKDYQINLITPFKFTDKDGYVIANVWNADDDWKIELFEDGVNRGEMERYNDYAPEVYSYNKSLNISESTNWYMKTNHLYRLKPINDKASFSIKATDRFGNEYHQSVPIVSVTKSY